The DNA segment TGGACCGTGGGGCTATCGCCATTGGGGGAACGACGCTCCGAAGAACGACTGTCCGCAGGACAGGAGTTCGAGAAGACCGAAGGTCTTCGAGGAGCGGAGTTCGAGCACCGAAGGTGCGAGGTGGGGCTGACGGGGAGGGGGGTGCAGCCCCCCCTCCCCTGTCTCTACCCCGTAAGGCTCTACCTGTAACCCCCACTCGAAGACCTTCGGTCTTCTCAAGCTCCGGACGTCCGTCCGTCGCACCCCGCCCGGCCTTCGGCCTCCTCATTCGCACCTTCAGTGCTCAAACTCCTGCTGTTCCAGCAGTCGTTCCCCGCCCCTCTGGAGCGGGGCAGTCACGGCGATATCCCCACGGAAGCCGTGAATGGGACTGTGCGACGGGTCAAAAGTGGGATTACGAGAACCGTGGGTACGCCATGCGACTGCTGGAAGAATTTGGTCTAAGGGACTATCGGACTTCAAGAAAAGGCTCTTTGGAGGACAAAAGCCCCATAATCCTCTCCCGCTCCCACCGCCGGCCAAACCAAAAACCGCACCATTATCCCCCCGTACCGCCAAAATTCCCATACGAGGACAGCCCGATGAAACCCGAAAACGAAAAACTCATAGACGACTTCCTCGCCCACGCCGACGACCTCGGCGACGAGATCGTGACAGATGTAGAAAAGATGCTCGGCGTCGTGCCGTTCATCTTCCCTATCCTCCGGGACCGGCCCGAGTCTTTCGCGCTCTCCACCCTCGCCGACTACCGGTTCTCCCGGCCCGATTCGCTCGACCCGAAGACCGCGGAACTGATCGCCGTCGCGGCCGCCGCAGGTGCCGGTGCGGACAGCTGCCTGAAGGTTCATATCGGGGCTGCCCTGAAAGAGGGCGCGTCCCGCGATGAGATCCTCGACGTTCTCCTCATCGCCGCGATGATCGGCAAGACCCGTGTCCTTGCGTCCTCTCTCCGCCGGTTCCGCGAGGTCTGCGGCGACGGCCGGGAGGCGGAGGAGTAGGCCGCCCCTGCCTTTCGGCATGCATGCTTTATGGTCTGATTGAGACAAACTCTTCCATAATGAGCCAGACAAAGGCAGCCCTCCGCCTGCGGGCAAAGGAGGCCCGGGCGCTCCTCTCTCCGGAGGATGTCGCCGCGTACAGTGCAAGCATCGAAGAAAA comes from the Methanoculleus marisnigri JR1 genome and includes:
- a CDS encoding carboxymuconolactone decarboxylase family protein, with product MKPENEKLIDDFLAHADDLGDEIVTDVEKMLGVVPFIFPILRDRPESFALSTLADYRFSRPDSLDPKTAELIAVAAAAGAGADSCLKVHIGAALKEGASRDEILDVLLIAAMIGKTRVLASSLRRFREVCGDGREAEE